In Drosophila simulans strain w501 chromosome 3R, Prin_Dsim_3.1, whole genome shotgun sequence, a single window of DNA contains:
- the LOC6730127 gene encoding uncharacterized protein LOC6730127 isoform X3 gives MFIFPILFVQIVISNVIRSLKRRLAKPPKMSEDLDDLFLTPIPAPSAVELQQCILFGFRRRLHPAQIFEECRNAFGPFCPSAQYVAKWYQRFQDGFFNLDEKDDEELRIGRSGTPTTCSDYDDDSDCGEATVLPLILSEMLHRSKEEDDDDGTDGFEKESDDGLDGHVIGYWQGYGYLGGKQRYSWAGTKLGNSACELPPLPKSLIGFNKLLCSDSGLLSDVEGNNNSSDGSRKPNDTLAGETQDTKEHATDKSLPSSPNGNTSTPPMLVAKSEAKSPSLSAKGNPQAVEAGSTLDAQIATLRKEMNGLRQLDLSLLSQLWVLNESIQEFRALIEDQENEDEDDEVEVGNELDEEGNSRVSSSIESVRLEGGADGTSKHLGTIPKVITTQPKVLRDSLATASKDQKPVPRMRSAPPPPPPAVLQSSSLERKPPAPSRPT, from the exons ATGTTCATTTTTCCCATACTGTTTGTTCAAATCGTGATCT CTAATGTCATAAGGAGTCTCAAGCGCCGTCTCGCAAAGCCACCGAAAATGTCCGAGGACCTGGACGACCTCTTTCTGACGCCCATTCCGGCGCCCTCGGCCGTGGAGCTGCAGCAGTGCATACTGTTTGGCTTCCGGCGCCGCCTGCATCCCGCCCAGATCTTTGAGGAGTGCCGCAACGCCTTTGGGCCCTTCTGCCCCAGTGCGCAGTACGTGGCGAAGTGGTACCAGCGTTTTCAGGACGGCTTCTTCAACCTGGACGAGAAGGACGACGAGGAGCTGAGGATCGGGCGTAGTGGCACGCCCACCACCTGCAGCGATTACGATGATGACAGTGATTGCGGGGAGGCGACCGTTCTGCCCCTGATCCTAAGTGAAATGCTCCATCGCAGTaaggaggaggacgatgatgatggtaCTGATGGTTTTGAGAAGGAGAGTGATGATGGTCTAGATGGTCATGTGATTGGTTATTGGCAGGGTTATGGCTATTTGGGTGGCAAGCAAAGGTATAGTTGGGCTGGAACTAAACT TGGAAACTCGGCTTGCGAGCTGCCCCCGCTGCCGAAATCTCTGATCGGCTTCAACAAGTTATTGTGCTCCGATTCGGGACTCCTGAGCGATGTGGaaggaaacaacaacagcagcgatgGCAGCCGAAAACCAAACGACACTCTTGCAGGGGAGACACAGGATACCAAGGAGCATGCCACCGATAAGTCACTGCCCTCCTCGCCGAACGGAAACACATCCACACCACCAATGCTGGTGGCCAAATCCGAGGCCAAGTCCCCCAGCTTATCCGCCAAAGGAAACCCCCAGGCGGTCGAGGCGGGCAGCACTCTGGATGCCCAGATTGCGACGCTGCGGAAGGAAATG AACGGACTGCGTCAACTAGATCTCTCGTTGCTGTCACAACTGTGGGTGCTTAACGAATCGATCCAAGAGTTCCGCGCCCTGATCGAGGATCAGGAgaacgaggatgaggacgacgaGGTGGAGGTGGGAAACGAGCTGGACGAGGAGGGCAACAGCCGGGTGTCCTCGTCCATCGAGTCGGTGCGATTGGAGGGCGGTGCGGATGGCACGTCGAAGCATCTGGGAACCATACCAAAGGTCATAACGACGCAGCCAAAGGTGCTGAGGGACTCACTGGCCACGGCCAGCAAGGACCAGAAGCCGGTGCCCAGGATGCGGAGTGCcccgccaccgccacctccCGCCGTGCTGCAATCCTCGTCCCTGGAGCGAAAACCGCCGGCCCCGTCACGACCCACATGA
- the LOC6730127 gene encoding uncharacterized protein LOC6730127 isoform X4, giving the protein MFIFPILFVQIVISNVIRSLKRRLAKPPKMSEDLDDLFLTPIPAPSAVELQQCILFGFRRRLHPAQIFEECRNAFGPFCPSAQYVAKWYQRFQDGFFNLDEKDDEELRIGRSGTPTTCSDYDDDSDCGEATVLPLILSEMLHRSKEEDDDDGTDGFEKESDDGLDGHVIGYWQGYGYLGGKQSGNSACELPPLPKSLIGFNKLLCSDSGLLSDVEGNNNSSDGSRKPNDTLAGETQDTKEHATDKSLPSSPNGNTSTPPMLVAKSEAKSPSLSAKGNPQAVEAGSTLDAQIATLRKEMNGLRQLDLSLLSQLWVLNESIQEFRALIEDQENEDEDDEVEVGNELDEEGNSRVSSSIESVRLEGGADGTSKHLGTIPKVITTQPKVLRDSLATASKDQKPVPRMRSAPPPPPPAVLQSSSLERKPPAPSRPT; this is encoded by the exons ATGTTCATTTTTCCCATACTGTTTGTTCAAATCGTGATCT CTAATGTCATAAGGAGTCTCAAGCGCCGTCTCGCAAAGCCACCGAAAATGTCCGAGGACCTGGACGACCTCTTTCTGACGCCCATTCCGGCGCCCTCGGCCGTGGAGCTGCAGCAGTGCATACTGTTTGGCTTCCGGCGCCGCCTGCATCCCGCCCAGATCTTTGAGGAGTGCCGCAACGCCTTTGGGCCCTTCTGCCCCAGTGCGCAGTACGTGGCGAAGTGGTACCAGCGTTTTCAGGACGGCTTCTTCAACCTGGACGAGAAGGACGACGAGGAGCTGAGGATCGGGCGTAGTGGCACGCCCACCACCTGCAGCGATTACGATGATGACAGTGATTGCGGGGAGGCGACCGTTCTGCCCCTGATCCTAAGTGAAATGCTCCATCGCAGTaaggaggaggacgatgatgatggtaCTGATGGTTTTGAGAAGGAGAGTGATGATGGTCTAGATGGTCATGTGATTGGTTATTGGCAGGGTTATGGCTATTTGGGTGGCAAGCAAAG TGGAAACTCGGCTTGCGAGCTGCCCCCGCTGCCGAAATCTCTGATCGGCTTCAACAAGTTATTGTGCTCCGATTCGGGACTCCTGAGCGATGTGGaaggaaacaacaacagcagcgatgGCAGCCGAAAACCAAACGACACTCTTGCAGGGGAGACACAGGATACCAAGGAGCATGCCACCGATAAGTCACTGCCCTCCTCGCCGAACGGAAACACATCCACACCACCAATGCTGGTGGCCAAATCCGAGGCCAAGTCCCCCAGCTTATCCGCCAAAGGAAACCCCCAGGCGGTCGAGGCGGGCAGCACTCTGGATGCCCAGATTGCGACGCTGCGGAAGGAAATG AACGGACTGCGTCAACTAGATCTCTCGTTGCTGTCACAACTGTGGGTGCTTAACGAATCGATCCAAGAGTTCCGCGCCCTGATCGAGGATCAGGAgaacgaggatgaggacgacgaGGTGGAGGTGGGAAACGAGCTGGACGAGGAGGGCAACAGCCGGGTGTCCTCGTCCATCGAGTCGGTGCGATTGGAGGGCGGTGCGGATGGCACGTCGAAGCATCTGGGAACCATACCAAAGGTCATAACGACGCAGCCAAAGGTGCTGAGGGACTCACTGGCCACGGCCAGCAAGGACCAGAAGCCGGTGCCCAGGATGCGGAGTGCcccgccaccgccacctccCGCCGTGCTGCAATCCTCGTCCCTGGAGCGAAAACCGCCGGCCCCGTCACGACCCACATGA
- the LOC6730129 gene encoding uncharacterized protein LOC6730129, with translation MVRRFRGVFIMKSHVLLLGFLVILIGILSHENVDAAGLLSSSAQTQGCQCSLTMSCSCCQSVSVDLLNQNSTVCLTLGIGLTSGTINLGATMDGNAVAAFAISTTKPPTYCIPVISMVSVDMCIKVNIKVAGVAVKACPTFYTNYATNQVVSYDFPCIQVGMDGVSLI, from the exons ATGGTCAGACGATTTAGAGGCGTTTTCATAATGAAATCTCACGTCCTCCTGCTTGGATTCCTGGTCATCCTTATTGGAATCCTTAGTCATGAAAATGTCGATGCAGCTGGACTTTTATCCTCGTCGGCACAGACCCAGGGATGCCAATGCTCCCTGACGAtgtcctgcagctgctgccagaGTGTTTCGGTTGATCTCCTGAATCAAAATAGTACCG TCTGCCTCACTTTGGGCATTGGCTTGACCAGTGGAACCATCAATTTGGGGGCCACAATGGATGGAAATGCGGTGGCCGCGTTCGCCATCAGCACCACCAAGCCGCCCACATATTGCATACCCGTCATCTCGATGGTTTCCGTGGACATGTGCATTAAAGTAAACATCAAGGTGGCAGGAGTGGCGGTCAAGGCCTGTCCCACCTTTTATACCAACTATGCCACGAACCAGGTCGTGAGCTACGATTTTCCCTGCATCCAAGTGGGCATGGATGGAGTTAGCCTGATCTAG
- the LOC6730130 gene encoding endocuticle structural glycoprotein SgAbd-9, protein MASAKLLLFTALVALMAAHSSAGLLDFVFPTIVSEYYNQAPTKEGYRFASEEPNGSKREEMGVIMNPGTPDEQLVVMGMYSSYDEKTDTETVTMYTADKDGYKARYQIKNRKLSPGALKSAAG, encoded by the exons ATGGCCTCAGCGAAATTG CTACTTTTCACTGCCCTGGTGGCCCTAATGGCCGCCCACAGCTCGGCGGGACTTCTGGACTTCGTCTTCCCCACCATTGTGTCGGAGTACTACAACCAGGCGCCGACCAAGGAGGGATACCGCTTCGC ATCGGAGGAGCCCAATGGCAGCAAGCGCGAGGAGATGGGCGTGATCATGAACCCCGGCACTCCCGACGAGCAACTGGTGGTCATGGGTATGTACTCCTCGTACGATGAAAAGACTGACACCGAGACTGTGACCATGTACACCGCCGACAAGGATGGTTACAAGGCCCGTTACCAGATCAAGAACCGGAAACTGAGCCCTGGAGCCCTGAAGTCCGCTGCTGGATAA
- the LOC6730131 gene encoding uncharacterized protein LOC6730131 isoform X2: MKANPAILLISFSLLAFQSNCGATQKSRLGQPLIQLSHDNNDDDYPEVKDEIHLEDFFWTGSGDGPPDFLKKVHTGITKGKETVFKTETVVATIYVDGNNEIDIPICLDCKPDDGGGTWDMGGPGMPPLNYSATDRRYWLLTVMSGFYTAKDNPTLEEKLARLYRLAFTRQQTRHLGINGAQQIEGVNLPAPRERRKSLTPPTRVETTTGSPADDVEILDMQNEDEQHYIKSVRRLGEDTEWASHSQEEQEQSEEQLPMGVTPSTSTESIDYGAYVTLIPWELIQQNGKSEKLREMHETLLTKQPPVQQQREQQQGAEPAQTQPQSLPHSQSQSQPLYRDEHVRVVIHNLTQISEADVQKWSTNTNGFGTMEEHNYVNLKFNDRPIANQTELIYTVLVNGRPVLATTAAKDMELVSESEAVKTFGQAVYMKSEPYIREPTATALAPVPRSGQAGFFNSVKNNVALVVISSLAILLLMLLLVAVLLLGRTRSRQRELSAVNRNSSRNELLSDGQSMRPTTSERTEGEPSPGHSQSREAGVRNFSYEREPRISFPAPPQDTRSRRESISSSTDNTSDSSVYCPINPPSADVQRILDDKAARLFDAHKRRHQYDRAEGHEETVYTSVVSEKKSDKMRHKSRRRYLNENRVGSLETSPVQGSLAGHSSAEESPEVMRRSYENFQRSEAFNPHNNYHRNKLLTQKTGRGASAEAINSEMIRNLQPSDKSDTASVGSFLSMASVRAFPKSTLPEPLNRVLDPVFVTYYDNVNAVAPHNSTRSLRSHKSQGSKDNTIATIASFPSPKAPPSVRNVRSASHSDNPDPGVVGPVVWERHKKKQTQEAQSYADYNPSPLHNPSAIRNHYEGLLEGALQMYSSQDDIPMPLPTQNFTNNRRATKREHRGSSAGLPSFHPSAEPKSLAERPATAQPEKTSKSAHSTQPPSPTYSAWGGGSMYSSHSTLNRPVSAGPFQRMEARLDATTPSGSGTGTAPLIEAIQSELRKFKQQQE, encoded by the exons atgaaagcaaatcCCGCGATTCTGCTCATTTCCTTCTCGCTTCTGGCCTTCCAATCCAATTGTGGAGCTACGCAAAAGTCGCGGCTCGGTCAGCCGCTTATACAATTGAGTCACG ACAACAACGACGATGACTATCCAGAAGTTAAGGACGAAATCCACTTGGAAGACTTCTTTTGGACTGGCTCGGGGGATGGGCCACCGGATTTCCTGAAGAAGGTGCACACGGGGATTACCAAGGGCAAGGAAACAGTTTTCAAGACCGAAACGGTAGTGGCCACCATCTACGTGGATGGAAACAAT GAGATCGACATACCCATTTGCCTGGACTGCAAGCCAGATGATGGCGGCGGCACCTGGGACATGGGTGGACCAGGAATGCCTCCTCTGAACTACTCCGCCACGGACCGACGTTATTGGCTACTGACGGTCATGTCGGGATTCTATACCGCCAAGGATAATCCCACGTTGGAGGAGAAGCTGGCGCGGTTATATCGTCTGGCTTTTACCAg ACAACAAACCCGCCACCTTGGCATTAATGGAGCTCAACAGATCGAAGGGGTTAACCTGCCGGCACCTCGAGAACGTCGAAAGTCCTTAACGCCACCGACGAGGGTGGAAACCACGACGGGATCGCCAGCGGATGATGTCGAAATACTGGACATGCAGAACGAGGACGAGCAGCACTACATAAAGAGTGTGAGGCGACTGGGCGAAGACACCGAGTGGGCCAGCCACtcgcaggaggagcaggagcagtcCGAGGAGCAGCTCCCAATGGGGGTGACACCCTCGACCAGCACGGAATCGATAGATTATGGAGCATACGTTACTCTGATCCCCTGGGAGCTCATACAGCAGAAtggaaaatcggaaaagtTGCGGGAAATGCACGAAACCTTGTTGACTAAGCAACCGCCggtgcaacaacaacgggaGCAACAACAGGGGGCGGAACCAGCCCAGACCCAACCCCAAAGCCTGCCCCattcccagtcccagtcccagccACTTTATAGGGACGAGCACGTCAGAGTTGTCATACACAACCTAACGCAAATTAGCGAGGCGGATGTGCAAAAGTGGAGCACCAACACCAATGGGTTCGGTACCATGGAGGAGCACAACTACGTCAACCTCAAATT cAATGATCGACCGATAGCCAACCAAACGGAGCTGATTTACACGGTTCTGGTGAATGGTCGACCTGTTTTGGCCACAACCGCAGCAAAGGATATGGAACTGGTCAGTGAATCCGAAGCGGTGAAGACTTTTGGACAGGCCGTATATATGAAATCTGAAC CCTACATCAGGGAGCCCACGGCCACAGCTTTGGCCCCTGTTCCTCGAAGTGGACAAGCTGGATTCTTCAACTCGGTCAAAAACAACGTGGCTCTGGTGGTAATCAGTTCCTTGGccatcctgctgctgatgctgctcctcGTGGCGGTACTACTCCTGGGACGAACCCGGTCCCGGCAAAGAGAACTTAGTGCAGTCAACAG AAACTCCTCCCGCAACGAACTGCTATCCGATGGTCAATCAATGCGACCCACGACCAGTGAGAGGACCGAAGGAGAACCAAGTCCAGGACATTCCCAATCCCGGGAGGCAGGAGTAAGGAACTTCTCCTACGAGAGGGAGCCACGCATCAGCTTTCCAGCTCCGCCGCAGGACACACGATCCCGTCGAGAGTCCATTTCCTCGTCGACGGACAACACTTCCGATTCCTCCGTTTACTGCCCCATCAATCCGCCGAGTGCCGATGTCCAAAGGATCCTGGACGACAAGGCGGCCCGCTTGTTTGACGCCCATAAGCGGCGCCATCAGTACGATCGAGCCGAAGGTCACGAGGAAACCGTTTACACATCCGTGGTGTCGGAGAAGAAGAGCGACAAAATGCGACACAAGTCAAGAAGGCGCTACCTGAACGAGAACCGCGTGGGCTCCCTGGAGACGAGTCCGGTCCAGGGTTCGTTGGCTGGTCATTCCTCTGCTGAGGAATCCCCCGAAGTTATGCGCCGGAGCTACGAGAACTTCCAACGAAGCGAGGCCTTCAATCCGCACAACAACTACCACCGGAACAAGTTGCTGACCCAAAAAACCGGCAGAGGAGCGTCCGCCGAGGCCATCAATAGCGAGATGATCCGGAATCTGCAGCCATCTGACAAGTCGGATACGGCCAGTGTGGGATCCTTCCTGTCAATGGCCTCGGTCCGGGCCTTTCCCAAGAGTACTCTGCCGGAACCCCTGAACCGCGTACTGGATCCCGTCTTCGTCACCTACTACGACAACGTGAACGCAGTGGCGCCTCACAACTCCACAAGATCCCTGCGATCCCACAAGTCGCAGGGCAGCAAGGACAACACCATAGCCACCATCGCCAGTTTTCCCAGTCCCAAGGCACCGCCGTCGGTGAGGAATGTCCGTTCCGCCTCCCACAGCGACAATCCGGATCCGGGAGTCGTGGGTCCCGTGGTCTGGGAGCGACACAAGAAGAAACAGACGCAGG AGGCCCAATCCTATGCCGACTACAACCCCAGTCCGCTGCACAATCCGTCGGCCATTAGAAACCACTACGAGGGGCTTCTGGAGGGAGCCCTGCAGATGTACTCCAGTCAGGACGACATACCCATGCCCCTGCCCACCCAGAATTTCACCAACAATCGGAGGGCCACGAAGCGCGAGCACAGGGGCTCATCTGCGGGGTTGCCGAG CTTTCATCCTTCGGCGGAACCCAAGAGCTTAGCTGAGCGTCCGGCCACCGCTCAGCCGGAGAAGACGTCCAAGT
- the LOC6730131 gene encoding uncharacterized protein LOC6730131 isoform X1 codes for MKANPAILLISFSLLAFQSNCGATQKSRLGQPLIQLSHDNNDDDYPEVKDEIHLEDFFWTGSGDGPPDFLKKVHTGITKGKETVFKTETVVATIYVDGNNEIDIPICLDCKPDDGGGTWDMGGPGMPPLNYSATDRRYWLLTVMSGFYTAKDNPTLEEKLARLYRLAFTRQQTRHLGINGAQQIEGVNLPAPRERRKSLTPPTRVETTTGSPADDVEILDMQNEDEQHYIKSVRRLGEDTEWASHSQEEQEQSEEQLPMGVTPSTSTESIDYGAYVTLIPWELIQQNGKSEKLREMHETLLTKQPPVQQQREQQQGAEPAQTQPQSLPHSQSQSQPLYRDEHVRVVIHNLTQISEADVQKWSTNTNGFGTMEEHNYVNLKFSNDRPIANQTELIYTVLVNGRPVLATTAAKDMELVSESEAVKTFGQAVYMKSEPYIREPTATALAPVPRSGQAGFFNSVKNNVALVVISSLAILLLMLLLVAVLLLGRTRSRQRELSAVNRNSSRNELLSDGQSMRPTTSERTEGEPSPGHSQSREAGVRNFSYEREPRISFPAPPQDTRSRRESISSSTDNTSDSSVYCPINPPSADVQRILDDKAARLFDAHKRRHQYDRAEGHEETVYTSVVSEKKSDKMRHKSRRRYLNENRVGSLETSPVQGSLAGHSSAEESPEVMRRSYENFQRSEAFNPHNNYHRNKLLTQKTGRGASAEAINSEMIRNLQPSDKSDTASVGSFLSMASVRAFPKSTLPEPLNRVLDPVFVTYYDNVNAVAPHNSTRSLRSHKSQGSKDNTIATIASFPSPKAPPSVRNVRSASHSDNPDPGVVGPVVWERHKKKQTQEAQSYADYNPSPLHNPSAIRNHYEGLLEGALQMYSSQDDIPMPLPTQNFTNNRRATKREHRGSSAGLPSFHPSAEPKSLAERPATAQPEKTSKSAHSTQPPSPTYSAWGGGSMYSSHSTLNRPVSAGPFQRMEARLDATTPSGSGTGTAPLIEAIQSELRKFKQQQE; via the exons atgaaagcaaatcCCGCGATTCTGCTCATTTCCTTCTCGCTTCTGGCCTTCCAATCCAATTGTGGAGCTACGCAAAAGTCGCGGCTCGGTCAGCCGCTTATACAATTGAGTCACG ACAACAACGACGATGACTATCCAGAAGTTAAGGACGAAATCCACTTGGAAGACTTCTTTTGGACTGGCTCGGGGGATGGGCCACCGGATTTCCTGAAGAAGGTGCACACGGGGATTACCAAGGGCAAGGAAACAGTTTTCAAGACCGAAACGGTAGTGGCCACCATCTACGTGGATGGAAACAAT GAGATCGACATACCCATTTGCCTGGACTGCAAGCCAGATGATGGCGGCGGCACCTGGGACATGGGTGGACCAGGAATGCCTCCTCTGAACTACTCCGCCACGGACCGACGTTATTGGCTACTGACGGTCATGTCGGGATTCTATACCGCCAAGGATAATCCCACGTTGGAGGAGAAGCTGGCGCGGTTATATCGTCTGGCTTTTACCAg ACAACAAACCCGCCACCTTGGCATTAATGGAGCTCAACAGATCGAAGGGGTTAACCTGCCGGCACCTCGAGAACGTCGAAAGTCCTTAACGCCACCGACGAGGGTGGAAACCACGACGGGATCGCCAGCGGATGATGTCGAAATACTGGACATGCAGAACGAGGACGAGCAGCACTACATAAAGAGTGTGAGGCGACTGGGCGAAGACACCGAGTGGGCCAGCCACtcgcaggaggagcaggagcagtcCGAGGAGCAGCTCCCAATGGGGGTGACACCCTCGACCAGCACGGAATCGATAGATTATGGAGCATACGTTACTCTGATCCCCTGGGAGCTCATACAGCAGAAtggaaaatcggaaaagtTGCGGGAAATGCACGAAACCTTGTTGACTAAGCAACCGCCggtgcaacaacaacgggaGCAACAACAGGGGGCGGAACCAGCCCAGACCCAACCCCAAAGCCTGCCCCattcccagtcccagtcccagccACTTTATAGGGACGAGCACGTCAGAGTTGTCATACACAACCTAACGCAAATTAGCGAGGCGGATGTGCAAAAGTGGAGCACCAACACCAATGGGTTCGGTACCATGGAGGAGCACAACTACGTCAACCTCAAATT cagcAATGATCGACCGATAGCCAACCAAACGGAGCTGATTTACACGGTTCTGGTGAATGGTCGACCTGTTTTGGCCACAACCGCAGCAAAGGATATGGAACTGGTCAGTGAATCCGAAGCGGTGAAGACTTTTGGACAGGCCGTATATATGAAATCTGAAC CCTACATCAGGGAGCCCACGGCCACAGCTTTGGCCCCTGTTCCTCGAAGTGGACAAGCTGGATTCTTCAACTCGGTCAAAAACAACGTGGCTCTGGTGGTAATCAGTTCCTTGGccatcctgctgctgatgctgctcctcGTGGCGGTACTACTCCTGGGACGAACCCGGTCCCGGCAAAGAGAACTTAGTGCAGTCAACAG AAACTCCTCCCGCAACGAACTGCTATCCGATGGTCAATCAATGCGACCCACGACCAGTGAGAGGACCGAAGGAGAACCAAGTCCAGGACATTCCCAATCCCGGGAGGCAGGAGTAAGGAACTTCTCCTACGAGAGGGAGCCACGCATCAGCTTTCCAGCTCCGCCGCAGGACACACGATCCCGTCGAGAGTCCATTTCCTCGTCGACGGACAACACTTCCGATTCCTCCGTTTACTGCCCCATCAATCCGCCGAGTGCCGATGTCCAAAGGATCCTGGACGACAAGGCGGCCCGCTTGTTTGACGCCCATAAGCGGCGCCATCAGTACGATCGAGCCGAAGGTCACGAGGAAACCGTTTACACATCCGTGGTGTCGGAGAAGAAGAGCGACAAAATGCGACACAAGTCAAGAAGGCGCTACCTGAACGAGAACCGCGTGGGCTCCCTGGAGACGAGTCCGGTCCAGGGTTCGTTGGCTGGTCATTCCTCTGCTGAGGAATCCCCCGAAGTTATGCGCCGGAGCTACGAGAACTTCCAACGAAGCGAGGCCTTCAATCCGCACAACAACTACCACCGGAACAAGTTGCTGACCCAAAAAACCGGCAGAGGAGCGTCCGCCGAGGCCATCAATAGCGAGATGATCCGGAATCTGCAGCCATCTGACAAGTCGGATACGGCCAGTGTGGGATCCTTCCTGTCAATGGCCTCGGTCCGGGCCTTTCCCAAGAGTACTCTGCCGGAACCCCTGAACCGCGTACTGGATCCCGTCTTCGTCACCTACTACGACAACGTGAACGCAGTGGCGCCTCACAACTCCACAAGATCCCTGCGATCCCACAAGTCGCAGGGCAGCAAGGACAACACCATAGCCACCATCGCCAGTTTTCCCAGTCCCAAGGCACCGCCGTCGGTGAGGAATGTCCGTTCCGCCTCCCACAGCGACAATCCGGATCCGGGAGTCGTGGGTCCCGTGGTCTGGGAGCGACACAAGAAGAAACAGACGCAGG AGGCCCAATCCTATGCCGACTACAACCCCAGTCCGCTGCACAATCCGTCGGCCATTAGAAACCACTACGAGGGGCTTCTGGAGGGAGCCCTGCAGATGTACTCCAGTCAGGACGACATACCCATGCCCCTGCCCACCCAGAATTTCACCAACAATCGGAGGGCCACGAAGCGCGAGCACAGGGGCTCATCTGCGGGGTTGCCGAG CTTTCATCCTTCGGCGGAACCCAAGAGCTTAGCTGAGCGTCCGGCCACCGCTCAGCCGGAGAAGACGTCCAAGT